In one Burkholderiales bacterium GJ-E10 genomic region, the following are encoded:
- a CDS encoding XRE family transcriptional regulator, whose amino-acid sequence MASAFGVRLRRLREAKKLTLQQVADAVGCTKAYIWELEMREGQRPSAERVQALAKVLGVTMEDVMGEPMSQVPEASPADVAFFRTYAGMTEDEKIRVRQALKIIFPDKDLPEPKG is encoded by the coding sequence ATGGCTTCGGCGTTTGGAGTACGCCTGCGGCGCTTGCGCGAGGCGAAGAAGTTGACCCTGCAACAGGTCGCCGACGCGGTCGGCTGCACCAAGGCTTACATCTGGGAACTGGAAATGAGGGAGGGGCAGCGCCCGTCCGCCGAGCGCGTGCAGGCGCTGGCCAAGGTGCTGGGCGTGACGATGGAGGACGTCATGGGTGAACCCATGTCCCAGGTGCCCGAGGCCAGCCCAGCGGACGTGGCCTTCTTTCGCACGTATGCGGGCATGACGGAAGATGAAAAAATCCGCGTCCGGCAAGCGCTGAAGATCATCTTCCCCGACAAGGATCTGCCGGAGCCTAAAGGATGA
- a CDS encoding putative uncharacterized protein (Precursor) has protein sequence MSILRPSVRLPAAAARSAALGSLLAGIAATSSAASFDVNTLQNLNQGQFVDLAHDMGAAFSYKPYEPADPLGITGFDIGVAVTGTHMANTGAIQPAITGSSVYGTMPAPSVRLSKGLPDNVDLGVMYSQVPSSQVRLYGGALKWAVLPGGVDMPAVALRGAVTRIDGMSQLGMETVSADISISKGFLFATPYCGVGEVWSRVAPSSVTNLTQVNFTQPKVFAGVDMNLGIADVVVEGDSTGGIYSYGVKVGYRF, from the coding sequence ATGTCCATCCTACGCCCTTCCGTCCGGCTTCCCGCCGCCGCGGCGCGATCCGCCGCGCTCGGATCCCTGCTCGCCGGCATCGCCGCCACATCCTCCGCGGCGAGCTTCGACGTCAACACGCTGCAGAACCTCAACCAGGGGCAGTTCGTCGATCTCGCGCACGACATGGGCGCGGCGTTTTCCTACAAGCCGTACGAGCCGGCGGATCCGCTGGGCATCACGGGCTTCGACATCGGCGTCGCGGTGACCGGAACGCACATGGCCAACACCGGCGCGATCCAGCCGGCGATCACCGGCAGTTCGGTGTACGGCACGATGCCGGCGCCTTCGGTGCGGCTGTCCAAGGGCCTGCCCGACAACGTCGACCTGGGCGTGATGTACTCGCAGGTACCCTCCTCGCAGGTGCGCCTCTACGGCGGGGCGCTGAAATGGGCGGTCCTCCCCGGCGGCGTCGACATGCCGGCAGTGGCGCTGCGAGGCGCGGTGACCCGTATCGACGGGATGAGCCAGCTCGGCATGGAAACCGTGAGCGCGGACATCTCGATCTCCAAGGGGTTTCTCTTCGCCACCCCCTATTGCGGCGTCGGCGAGGTCTGGAGCCGGGTCGCGCCGTCGTCGGTCACCAACCTGACCCAGGTGAACTTCACCCAGCCCAAGGTGTTTGCCGGGGTCGACATGAACCTGGGGATCGCCGACGTCGTCGTCGAAGGCGATTCAACCGGCGGAATCTACAGCTACGGCGTCAAGGTCGGCTACCGCTTCTAG
- a CDS encoding holo-[acyl-carrier-protein] synthase: MIFGIGTDAIEIARIEAAVTRHGERFIARILGPRERAVHARRAAQSRTRGTMYLATRFAGKEAIAKAIGLGMNAPMHWHAAEIVNTDSGKPEVVADSGLGAFLAERGLRLHVSVSDSETLALAYAVAEAV, from the coding sequence ATGATCTTCGGCATCGGCACCGACGCCATCGAGATCGCCCGCATCGAGGCCGCCGTAACGCGCCATGGCGAGCGCTTCATCGCGCGCATCCTCGGCCCGCGCGAGCGCGCCGTGCACGCCCGGCGTGCCGCCCAGTCGCGCACGCGCGGCACCATGTACCTGGCGACGCGGTTTGCCGGCAAGGAGGCGATCGCCAAGGCGATCGGCCTGGGCATGAATGCGCCCATGCACTGGCACGCTGCGGAGATCGTCAACACCGATTCGGGCAAGCCGGAGGTGGTGGCCGATTCCGGGCTGGGGGCGTTTCTCGCCGAGCGGGGTCTGCGGCTGCACGTTTCCGTGTCCGATTCGGAGACGCTGGCCTTGGCGTATGCGGTGGCGGAGGCGGTCTGA
- a CDS encoding beta-hexosaminidase: protein MQSGPVVLDLGGTQLSATDQERLRHPLVGMVILFTRNFESLSQLDELCAEIHALRDPPLRIAVDHEGGRVQRFRPGFTAIPPMAAFGRMWDRDVLGACRAARAAGYVLGAELRAHGVDLSFTPVLDLDWGRSGVIGDRAFHADARVVAMLASHVNHGLAMAGMANCGKHFPGHGWAQADSHTDLPVDERGLDEILRADAAPYGWLGVGLDAVMPAHVVYPAVDSAPAGFSRRWLRDILRERLGFTGAVFSDDLSMEGARVAGDVPQSAQAALAAGCDFILVCNDEAAADRVLDSLCWTRDAQFDARAERLVPRDGAFAAPELLHGERYRAALRELHRVL from the coding sequence ATGCAGTCCGGCCCGGTCGTTCTGGATCTTGGCGGCACGCAGCTTTCCGCGACCGACCAGGAGCGCCTGCGTCATCCCCTGGTCGGGATGGTGATCCTCTTCACGCGCAACTTCGAATCCCTGTCCCAGCTCGACGAGCTCTGCGCCGAGATCCACGCCCTGCGCGATCCGCCCCTGCGGATCGCGGTCGACCACGAAGGCGGGCGGGTGCAGCGCTTCCGCCCGGGATTCACCGCGATTCCGCCGATGGCGGCGTTCGGCCGCATGTGGGACCGCGACGTTCTCGGCGCCTGCCGCGCCGCGCGCGCCGCAGGCTACGTGCTGGGGGCCGAACTGCGCGCGCATGGCGTCGATCTCAGCTTCACGCCGGTCCTGGACCTGGACTGGGGACGCAGCGGCGTGATCGGCGACCGCGCCTTCCATGCCGATGCACGGGTGGTGGCGATGCTGGCGTCGCACGTCAATCACGGCCTCGCGATGGCCGGCATGGCCAACTGCGGCAAGCATTTCCCCGGACACGGCTGGGCGCAGGCGGACTCGCATACCGACCTGCCGGTCGACGAGCGCGGCCTCGATGAAATCCTGCGCGCCGATGCGGCGCCCTATGGTTGGCTGGGCGTCGGCCTCGACGCGGTGATGCCGGCACATGTCGTCTATCCCGCGGTCGACTCCGCTCCGGCGGGGTTCTCCCGGCGGTGGCTGCGCGACATCCTGCGCGAGCGGCTCGGGTTCACCGGTGCGGTGTTCAGCGACGATCTGTCGATGGAGGGGGCGCGGGTCGCCGGCGATGTGCCGCAGTCCGCCCAGGCGGCGCTGGCGGCGGGCTGCGATTTCATCCTGGTGTGCAACGACGAAGCCGCGGCCGACCGCGTCCTGGACAGCCTTTGCTGGACGCGCGACGCGCAGTTCGATGCCCGTGCCGAACGGCTCGTGCCGCGCGACGGTGCGTTCGCGGCGCCGGAACTCCTCCATGGCGAACGCTACCGCGCCGCCCTGCGGGAATTGCACCGTGTCCTTTGA
- a CDS encoding tRNA 2-selenouridine synthase — protein sequence MPPLPHAGEGGGEGVRRVTPTSAARSPLASLDELDDFDAVIDARSPAEFADDHIPGAINCPVLDDAQRAEVGTMYSQVSPFAARRIGAAMAARNIARHIEESFSDKPKSWKPLVYCWRGGQRSGSMTTVLQAVGWSARQLQGGYKAYRKRVLADLAELPQGLQFIVLHGPTGSGKTALLEAIAAAGGQTLDLEAIARHRGSVLGAMDEPQPGQRSFESSIWQGLRHFDRARPVFVESESRRVGRLTIPEALFEALTGARCLRIAAPVAARVAHLVEEYADLTGRADALRARLEFFVPLHGHKTVAQWQGWVDEANWPALAEALIRTHYDPAYGRGGTPLYRRAFDEDAWEVPSLDRVERERIARAILHRFEETHA from the coding sequence ATGCCCCCTCTCCCGCATGCGGGAGAGGGCGGGGGTGAGGGCGTGCGCAGGGTGACGCCCACCAGTGCCGCTCGTTCCCCCCTCGCATCGCTCGACGAACTCGACGACTTCGATGCGGTGATCGACGCCCGCTCGCCCGCCGAATTCGCCGACGACCATATTCCCGGCGCGATCAACTGCCCGGTGCTCGACGATGCGCAGCGCGCCGAGGTGGGCACGATGTACTCCCAGGTTTCGCCGTTTGCCGCGCGCCGGATCGGTGCGGCGATGGCGGCGCGCAACATCGCGCGGCACATCGAGGAATCGTTTTCCGACAAGCCCAAGTCGTGGAAGCCGCTGGTCTACTGCTGGCGCGGCGGCCAGCGCAGCGGTTCGATGACGACGGTGCTCCAGGCGGTGGGTTGGTCGGCGCGCCAGTTGCAGGGTGGCTACAAGGCCTATCGCAAGCGCGTGCTGGCGGATCTCGCCGAACTCCCGCAGGGCCTGCAATTCATCGTCCTGCACGGCCCCACCGGCAGCGGCAAGACCGCCCTGCTCGAGGCCATCGCCGCCGCCGGCGGACAGACGCTCGATCTCGAAGCGATCGCCCGCCACCGCGGCTCGGTGCTCGGCGCAATGGACGAGCCGCAGCCCGGACAGCGGTCGTTCGAATCGTCGATCTGGCAGGGGTTGCGGCATTTTGACCGTGCGCGCCCGGTGTTCGTCGAGTCGGAAAGCCGGCGCGTCGGCCGGCTGACCATCCCGGAAGCGCTCTTCGAGGCCTTGACCGGCGCGCGCTGCCTGCGGATCGCCGCCCCGGTGGCGGCGCGGGTCGCCCATCTGGTGGAGGAATATGCCGATCTCACCGGTCGTGCCGATGCGCTGCGGGCGCGCCTCGAGTTCTTCGTGCCCCTGCATGGCCACAAGACGGTGGCGCAGTGGCAGGGCTGGGTGGACGAGGCGAACTGGCCGGCGTTGGCGGAGGCGTTGATCCGGACGCACTATGATCCGGCCTACGGCCGTGGGGGAACGCCGTTGTACCGGCGTGCGTTCGACGAGGATGCCTGGGAGGTGCCCTCCCTCGACCGGGTTGAGCGGGAGCGGATCGCGCGGGCGATCCTCCATCGATTCGAGGAAACGCATGCGTAG
- a CDS encoding CDP-diacylglycerol-glycerol-3-phosphate 3-phosphatidyltransferase: protein MLLTWARIAMIPFVVGVFYFPDAWLGLHAKNVAACAIFTVAAITDAFDGYFARRYGLTSRLGAFLDPVADKLMVSAALVILVGLGRVNGLIALVIVGREITVSALREWMAQIGASQSVAVNWMGKVKTIVQMVAIPVLLYRDPLFGVSVFGLGTVLLYVAALLTIQSMLIYLRMAWPVLVSRGSS, encoded by the coding sequence ATGCTGCTCACCTGGGCGCGGATCGCCATGATTCCGTTCGTGGTCGGCGTGTTCTATTTTCCGGATGCCTGGCTGGGGCTGCACGCGAAGAACGTCGCCGCCTGCGCCATTTTCACGGTCGCGGCGATCACCGACGCGTTCGACGGCTATTTCGCGCGCCGCTATGGGCTCACCAGCCGGCTGGGGGCGTTCCTCGACCCGGTCGCCGACAAGCTGATGGTCAGCGCGGCGCTGGTGATCCTGGTCGGCCTGGGGCGGGTCAACGGCCTGATCGCGCTCGTCATCGTCGGGCGCGAGATCACCGTCTCCGCGCTGCGGGAATGGATGGCGCAGATCGGGGCGTCGCAGAGCGTCGCGGTGAACTGGATGGGCAAGGTCAAGACGATCGTGCAGATGGTGGCGATCCCGGTGCTGCTCTATCGCGACCCGCTGTTCGGCGTTTCGGTGTTCGGGCTGGGCACCGTCCTGCTGTACGTCGCGGCCCTGCTGACGATCCAGTCCATGCTGATCTATCTTCGAATGGCATGGCCCGTGCTGGTTTCGCGCGGCAGTTCCTAG
- a CDS encoding excinuclease ABC subunit C, producing MSFDAKAAIERLPHLPGVYRMLDGDGTVLYVGKAVDLRKRVGSYFGRTLPPRTALMVSKIAAIETTVTHSEADALLLENNLIKTLAPRYNVLFRDDKSYPYLKFSDHRFPRISVYRGATDRRARYFGPFPSVWAVRESMQILQRVFRLRTCEDSVYAHRSRACLLHQIRLCSAPCVGAIDEAAYGASVDAALRLLRGGTAEIVGELETRMLAASEALDFETAAQMRDQIAALQRVTHQQSVEMAGSDADADIIAVAVDPGHACVNLAMVRGGRHLGDKAYFPVQTGAVGDIEEDRAAVIEAFLSQHYLEHACPRTLIIDVALDPEVLRPVFSGRPVEPELIGPTDPRLRAQRRRWLEMAQTNARLALARRLAEQGSQQARTRALIDALGLDVDDAAALRIECFDISHTAGEATQASCVVYAGHAMQNREYRRFNIEGVTGGDDYAAMRQALTRRYTPLAQREGSGAGGDGPAQGRMPGLVLIDGGAGQVEVARQVFAELGLDPSLLVGVAKGEARKTGLEELVFADGRAPVRLGPESQALLLIAQIRDEAHRFAITGMRARRARTRNASQLDELEAIGPKRRQRLLARFGGMRGLQGASIEDLAQVPGISRALAQRVHAQLHGIESPPAQAGAGAERE from the coding sequence GTGTCCTTTGACGCGAAAGCCGCAATCGAGCGCCTGCCCCATCTGCCCGGCGTATACCGCATGCTCGATGGCGACGGGACGGTGCTCTATGTCGGCAAGGCGGTCGATCTGCGCAAGCGCGTAGGGTCGTACTTCGGACGCACGCTGCCGCCGCGCACGGCGCTCATGGTGTCGAAGATCGCGGCGATCGAGACCACCGTCACGCACTCCGAAGCCGACGCGCTGCTGCTCGAGAACAACCTCATCAAGACGCTGGCGCCGCGCTACAACGTCCTGTTCCGCGACGACAAGTCCTATCCCTACCTGAAATTCAGCGACCATCGGTTCCCTCGCATCAGCGTCTACCGTGGGGCGACGGACCGGCGTGCGCGGTACTTCGGGCCGTTCCCGAGCGTATGGGCGGTGCGCGAGAGCATGCAGATCCTGCAGCGGGTGTTCCGTCTGCGCACCTGCGAGGACAGCGTCTACGCCCATCGCAGCCGCGCCTGCCTGCTGCATCAGATCCGGCTATGCAGCGCGCCCTGCGTGGGGGCGATCGACGAAGCGGCGTACGGCGCATCGGTCGACGCCGCGCTGCGGCTGCTGCGCGGCGGCACGGCCGAGATCGTCGGGGAGCTGGAGACGCGCATGCTGGCGGCGTCGGAGGCGCTCGATTTCGAGACCGCCGCGCAAATGCGCGACCAGATCGCCGCGCTGCAGCGTGTGACCCACCAGCAGTCCGTGGAAATGGCGGGCTCGGATGCCGATGCGGACATCATCGCGGTTGCGGTCGACCCGGGACACGCCTGCGTCAACCTCGCGATGGTGCGCGGCGGCCGCCACCTCGGCGACAAGGCGTATTTCCCGGTGCAGACCGGCGCCGTCGGCGACATCGAGGAAGACCGTGCGGCGGTGATCGAGGCATTCCTGTCGCAACACTACCTCGAGCATGCCTGTCCGCGGACGCTGATCATCGATGTCGCGCTCGATCCGGAGGTCCTGCGCCCGGTGTTCTCCGGGCGCCCGGTCGAGCCCGAACTGATCGGCCCCACCGACCCGCGGCTGCGGGCGCAACGCCGGCGCTGGCTGGAGATGGCGCAGACCAATGCGCGGCTGGCCCTAGCGCGCCGCCTCGCCGAACAGGGTTCCCAGCAGGCACGCACGCGCGCGCTGATCGACGCGCTGGGGCTGGACGTCGACGATGCCGCGGCGCTGCGCATCGAGTGTTTCGACATCAGCCACACCGCCGGCGAGGCGACGCAGGCCTCTTGCGTCGTGTACGCCGGCCACGCCATGCAGAACCGCGAATATCGGCGCTTCAACATCGAGGGCGTGACGGGCGGCGACGATTATGCAGCGATGCGCCAGGCGCTGACGCGCCGGTACACGCCGTTGGCACAGCGCGAAGGCAGCGGCGCGGGAGGCGACGGCCCGGCGCAGGGGCGGATGCCCGGCCTGGTGCTCATCGACGGCGGCGCCGGGCAGGTGGAGGTGGCGCGGCAGGTGTTCGCCGAACTGGGCCTCGATCCCTCGTTGCTCGTCGGCGTTGCCAAGGGCGAGGCGCGCAAGACCGGGCTGGAGGAACTCGTGTTCGCCGACGGCCGGGCTCCGGTGCGCCTGGGGCCCGAATCCCAGGCCCTGCTGCTCATCGCCCAGATCCGCGACGAAGCGCATCGCTTCGCGATCACCGGCATGCGGGCACGCCGCGCGCGTACCCGCAACGCCTCGCAGTTGGACGAGTTGGAGGCGATCGGCCCCAAGCGCCGCCAGCGCCTGCTTGCGCGGTTCGGCGGCATGCGCGGCCTGCAGGGCGCCTCGATCGAAGATCTGGCGCAGGTTCCGGGTATCTCGCGGGCGCTTGCCCAGCGCGTGCATGCGCAACTGCACGGCATCGAATCCCCGCCCGCACAGGCCGGGGCCGGCGCGGAACGGGAGTGA
- a CDS encoding acriflavin resistance protein has protein sequence MTAMAWIQSHRRSILFLLSLISIGGLTAAFHLPVSMFPAVDFPRVVVHLDAGDRPAEQMALQVTTPVEAAIRGVPGVQDVRSTTSRGSADVEARFAWGTDMPAAALQVNAAVAQILPVLPAGTTLETHRMTPTVYPIIAYSLVSDTVSLARLRDIAEYEIRPLLLGIDGVARVRVQGGAVAEYQVIADPARLQAVGLSMGDVARALSAANVLAAVGRLEDHYKLYLVVSDDRFRRLAQIGDTVLRSDARGVVRVKDIARVRLGVAPMWQRVTADGHDAVLFSIYQQPDGNSVQIAADVRARLAAFRSTLPPGVRITNWYDQSRLVVASATSVRDAILIGVVLAAAVLWLFLRNAKVMVIALLVVPAALAATVVLLQLLGMSFNIMTLGGMAAAVGLIVDDAIVMVEHIMRRQRESDLPHQERVMGAAQEFLRPLAGSSAATLVIFVPLAFLSGVTGAFFKALSATMASGLLLSFCITWLAVPILADRWLTEADAESAEREGRLIAWFHRRYEALLTALFARPLWLLAGIAPLLLGGWLAYHAIGSGFMPAMDEGGFTLDYRSKPGTSLTETDRLLRQLEAIISSDPNVASYSRRTGAQLGGDVTEANEGDLFVRLKSGPRAPIDVVMEEIRRRIEAQVPGLEIETAQLMEDMIGDLTAVPQPIEVKIFSDEPAKLFAAAHAAAALLGRIPGVVEIKDGINPAGDAIEIHVDRHRAAREGMDPDSVTRAVAAQVQGTVVTQIERPPKMVGLRLWTSAKLRDTDAKLADLLLRAPDGHLFPLRRVARFVAVQGQPQIDRENLRRMVAVTARLEGRDMGSAAAAVQRALDAPGALPAGVVYEMGGMYQQQQIAFRGLMIVLGAAVALVFLLLLFLYERFRIAFAILATPLLCISAVFVGLWTAGLELNISALMGMTMIVGIATEVAIFYFSEFQGLAGTALDGPGLADATVRRQALVQAGKNRMRPIAMTTAAAILTLLPLAFAIGQGSAMQQPLAVAIVSGLLVQLPVTLLVMPVLFDRMQPRSAAGRS, from the coding sequence ATGACGGCGATGGCCTGGATTCAGTCGCATCGCCGTTCCATCCTGTTCCTGCTGTCGCTGATCTCCATCGGAGGGTTGACGGCGGCATTCCACTTGCCGGTCTCGATGTTCCCGGCGGTGGATTTCCCGCGCGTGGTCGTGCACCTCGACGCCGGAGATCGGCCCGCCGAACAGATGGCGCTGCAGGTGACCACGCCGGTGGAGGCGGCGATCCGGGGCGTTCCGGGCGTACAGGACGTTCGTTCGACGACGAGCCGGGGTAGCGCCGACGTCGAGGCGCGCTTTGCCTGGGGCACGGACATGCCGGCGGCGGCGCTGCAGGTCAATGCGGCAGTAGCGCAGATCCTGCCGGTGCTGCCTGCGGGAACGACCCTCGAGACCCATCGCATGACGCCGACGGTCTATCCGATCATCGCCTACAGCCTGGTTTCGGATACGGTCTCGCTCGCCCGGCTGCGCGACATTGCGGAATACGAGATCCGGCCGTTGCTGCTTGGCATCGACGGCGTGGCGCGAGTCCGGGTGCAGGGCGGGGCGGTCGCGGAATATCAGGTGATCGCGGATCCGGCGCGCTTGCAGGCGGTCGGCCTGTCGATGGGCGACGTGGCGCGGGCGCTTTCCGCCGCCAACGTCCTCGCGGCGGTCGGGCGCCTGGAAGATCACTACAAGCTCTATCTGGTGGTCAGCGACGACCGGTTCCGCCGGCTGGCGCAGATCGGCGACACGGTGCTGCGTTCGGACGCGCGCGGCGTGGTGCGCGTGAAGGACATCGCGCGGGTGCGTTTGGGCGTGGCGCCGATGTGGCAGCGGGTGACCGCCGACGGTCACGACGCCGTGCTCTTTTCGATCTATCAACAGCCCGACGGCAACAGCGTACAAATCGCCGCGGACGTGCGGGCGCGCCTCGCGGCATTCCGGTCGACGCTGCCGCCCGGCGTGCGGATCACGAACTGGTACGACCAGAGCCGATTGGTCGTCGCCTCGGCCACCAGCGTGCGCGACGCCATCCTCATCGGCGTCGTGCTGGCAGCCGCGGTTCTGTGGCTTTTCCTGCGCAACGCCAAGGTGATGGTGATCGCGCTCCTCGTCGTGCCGGCCGCGCTGGCGGCCACGGTGGTGCTGCTGCAGCTCCTGGGCATGAGCTTCAACATCATGACGCTGGGCGGCATGGCGGCGGCGGTGGGCCTGATCGTCGACGATGCGATCGTCATGGTCGAACACATCATGCGCCGCCAGCGCGAGAGCGATCTGCCACATCAGGAGCGGGTCATGGGAGCGGCGCAGGAGTTCCTCCGGCCGCTGGCGGGTTCCAGCGCCGCGACCTTGGTGATCTTCGTGCCGCTGGCCTTCCTCAGCGGCGTCACGGGGGCGTTCTTCAAGGCGCTGTCGGCGACGATGGCCTCGGGCCTGTTGCTGTCGTTCTGCATCACATGGCTTGCCGTGCCGATCCTGGCGGATCGCTGGTTGACGGAGGCCGACGCCGAGTCGGCGGAGCGGGAAGGCCGCCTGATCGCCTGGTTCCATCGCCGATACGAGGCGTTGCTGACCGCATTGTTCGCGCGCCCGCTGTGGCTGCTGGCGGGGATCGCGCCGTTGCTGCTGGGCGGCTGGCTGGCGTACCACGCGATCGGCAGCGGCTTCATGCCGGCGATGGACGAGGGCGGCTTCACGCTCGACTATCGCAGCAAGCCAGGAACCTCACTCACCGAGACCGACCGGTTGCTGCGGCAGCTCGAGGCGATCATCTCGTCCGATCCGAATGTCGCGTCGTATTCGCGGCGCACCGGCGCCCAACTCGGCGGCGACGTGACGGAGGCCAACGAGGGCGATCTGTTCGTGCGCCTCAAATCCGGCCCGCGCGCGCCGATCGACGTGGTGATGGAGGAGATCCGTCGCCGCATCGAAGCGCAGGTTCCCGGCCTGGAGATCGAGACCGCGCAGCTCATGGAGGACATGATCGGCGATCTCACCGCGGTGCCCCAGCCGATCGAAGTCAAGATCTTCTCCGACGAACCGGCGAAGCTGTTCGCGGCGGCACATGCGGCGGCCGCGCTGCTCGGCCGGATTCCCGGCGTCGTCGAGATCAAGGACGGGATCAACCCGGCCGGCGATGCGATCGAGATCCACGTCGACCGTCATCGGGCGGCACGGGAAGGGATGGATCCGGACAGCGTGACGCGCGCCGTCGCGGCCCAGGTCCAGGGCACCGTGGTGACCCAGATCGAACGCCCGCCGAAGATGGTCGGCCTGCGGCTCTGGACGTCGGCGAAGTTGCGCGACACCGATGCCAAACTGGCCGATCTGCTGCTGCGCGCCCCGGACGGACACCTGTTTCCGCTGCGGCGCGTGGCCCGGTTCGTCGCGGTCCAGGGTCAACCGCAGATCGATCGCGAAAACCTGCGGCGCATGGTGGCCGTGACCGCGCGCCTGGAGGGCCGCGACATGGGATCGGCGGCGGCGGCGGTACAGCGCGCACTCGACGCGCCCGGGGCGCTGCCCGCCGGGGTGGTGTACGAGATGGGGGGGATGTATCAGCAGCAGCAGATCGCGTTCCGCGGCCTGATGATCGTGCTGGGTGCCGCCGTGGCGCTCGTGTTCCTGCTGCTGCTCTTTCTCTACGAACGCTTCCGCATCGCGTTCGCCATCCTGGCCACGCCGCTGCTTTGCATTTCCGCCGTGTTCGTCGGCCTGTGGACGGCCGGCCTCGAGCTCAACATCTCGGCGCTCATGGGCATGACCATGATCGTCGGCATCGCCACCGAAGTGGCGATCTTCTACTTTTCGGAGTTCCAGGGGCTCGCAGGGACGGCACTGGACGGTCCCGGATTGGCCGACGCAACGGTCCGGCGGCAGGCGCTGGTTCAGGCCGGCAAGAACCGCATGCGCCCGATCGCGATGACCACCGCGGCGGCCATCCTGACCCTGCTACCCCTGGCGTTCGCCATCGGTCAGGGGTCGGCGATGCAGCAGCCGCTCGCCGTCGCCATCGTCTCGGGGCTCCTCGTGCAGCTTCCGGTGACCCTGCTGGTCATGCCGGTGCTGTTCGACCGGATGCAGCCGCGATCCGCCGCCGGCCGTTCCTAG
- a CDS encoding putative Secretion protein HlyD, with protein MKKIVLAMGLSCCAAGAAFAQEATAQASALVQTVAAQQRVLTRTVTGFGAVAFAPGGVVNGNFAKAGRVVRVAVAAGERVRRGEVLIEIAADPSASLAYAQAGDAARYARQEMARTRSLFARQLATRAQLDAAQRALADAEHALAAQRAMGAQIGRDRLVAPFDGTVVSVAAVPGDRFAAGANLVQVARADRLRAMLGVESADGRGLRPGLAVALVSVSDPRSTGTGTVAWVGGGIDPQTGLIPVAVRVESGSLLAGARVRGDIAVTRRRVLAVPRQAVLREGSQAYLFQVADRRAHRVAVQTGIEDAGWTEVRGRLASGEPVVVLGNYELQDGMTVREESR; from the coding sequence ATGAAGAAAATTGTTCTGGCGATGGGATTGTCTTGCTGCGCCGCGGGCGCCGCGTTCGCGCAGGAAGCGACGGCACAGGCCAGCGCGCTGGTGCAGACCGTGGCGGCGCAGCAGCGCGTCCTGACCCGGACGGTGACCGGGTTCGGCGCGGTCGCGTTCGCCCCGGGCGGGGTGGTGAACGGCAATTTCGCCAAGGCGGGGCGGGTCGTGCGGGTTGCCGTCGCCGCCGGCGAGCGGGTCCGGCGGGGAGAAGTCCTGATCGAGATCGCCGCCGACCCGTCTGCATCGCTGGCCTATGCGCAGGCCGGCGATGCCGCGCGCTACGCGCGACAGGAGATGGCGCGTACGCGTTCGTTGTTCGCCCGGCAACTCGCGACCCGGGCGCAACTCGACGCGGCACAGCGGGCGCTGGCGGATGCCGAGCACGCGCTGGCGGCGCAACGCGCAATGGGCGCGCAGATCGGGCGCGACCGGCTGGTGGCGCCGTTCGACGGCACCGTGGTGTCGGTGGCGGCGGTCCCGGGCGACCGGTTTGCGGCGGGCGCGAACCTCGTGCAGGTCGCGCGCGCCGATCGGCTGCGGGCAATGCTGGGCGTCGAATCGGCGGATGGTCGCGGTCTGCGTCCGGGTCTGGCGGTTGCCCTGGTGTCGGTATCCGACCCGCGGTCGACCGGCACCGGAACGGTGGCGTGGGTCGGCGGCGGAATCGATCCCCAGACCGGTCTGATCCCGGTGGCGGTGCGCGTCGAATCGGGAAGCCTCCTTGCCGGCGCCCGCGTGCGCGGCGACATCGCGGTGACGCGCCGACGCGTGCTGGCGGTACCCCGGCAGGCGGTGCTGCGCGAGGGCAGCCAGGCATACCTGTTCCAGGTCGCGGATCGTCGGGCGCATCGCGTCGCGGTGCAGACCGGGATCGAGGATGCCGGCTGGACCGAGGTGCGCGGTCGTCTGGCTTCCGGCGAGCCGGTGGTCGTGCTCGGGAATTACGAATTGCAGGACGGCATGACCGTGCGCGAGGAGTCCCGATGA